A genomic region of Bosea sp. 124 contains the following coding sequences:
- the hflK gene encoding FtsH protease activity modulator HflK, translated as MPWSNQSGGGNGGGGPWGQRGGSGGGGGGGPWGGGSGGGNSGPPDLEDILRRSQDRLKNLMPGGNLGGRGLIFGLLALVVIWLLTGWYIVRPNEVGLNLRFGQFIGKTGEGLNYNWPYPIGSVIKPQVTNVITTEVGFRTVESVRTSRQSDVIEESLMLTGDENIVDIDVIVQWQIDPAAPENYVFNIQDPPGTVKAVAESAMREIIGRRNIQPVLTTDRAAIETEVRQLMQETLNGYNAGVQIRLVQLQKVDPPQQVIDAFRDVQAARADQERLRNEAQTYANRVVPESRGRAAQLIQSAEAFKEQTVAEALGQASRFNAVFEQYKKAPAVTRERLFLETMERVLGGTDKIILDGAGTGQGVVPYLPLDQLQQRRPGPGAPQTGAVR; from the coding sequence ATGCCTTGGAGCAACCAGAGCGGCGGTGGCAATGGCGGGGGTGGACCCTGGGGCCAGCGTGGGGGAAGCGGTGGCGGTGGCGGCGGCGGTCCGTGGGGTGGTGGCTCCGGTGGCGGCAATAGCGGCCCGCCCGATCTGGAAGACATCCTGCGTCGCAGCCAGGACCGGCTGAAGAACCTGATGCCCGGCGGCAATCTCGGCGGCCGCGGACTGATTTTCGGCCTTCTCGCGCTGGTCGTGATCTGGCTCCTCACGGGCTGGTATATCGTCCGCCCGAACGAGGTCGGTCTCAACCTGCGTTTCGGCCAGTTCATCGGCAAGACCGGCGAAGGCCTGAACTATAACTGGCCTTATCCGATCGGCAGCGTGATCAAGCCGCAGGTGACGAACGTCATCACGACCGAGGTCGGCTTCCGGACCGTCGAATCCGTGCGCACCTCGCGCCAGTCCGACGTGATCGAGGAAAGCCTGATGCTCACCGGCGACGAGAACATCGTCGACATCGACGTGATCGTGCAGTGGCAGATCGATCCGGCCGCGCCCGAGAATTACGTCTTCAATATCCAGGATCCGCCGGGCACCGTGAAGGCCGTGGCCGAGAGCGCGATGCGCGAGATCATCGGCCGCCGCAACATCCAGCCCGTGTTGACGACCGACCGCGCCGCGATCGAGACCGAGGTGCGCCAGCTCATGCAGGAGACGCTGAACGGCTACAATGCCGGCGTGCAGATTCGCCTCGTGCAGCTCCAGAAGGTCGATCCGCCGCAGCAGGTCATCGATGCGTTCCGCGACGTCCAGGCGGCGCGTGCCGACCAGGAGCGTCTGCGCAACGAGGCCCAGACCTATGCCAACCGGGTCGTGCCTGAATCGCGCGGTCGCGCGGCGCAGCTCATCCAGTCCGCCGAAGCCTTCAAGGAGCAGACCGTCGCCGAGGCCCTCGGCCAGGCGAGCCGCTTCAACGCGGTCTTCGAGCAGTACAAGAAGGCGCCTGCCGTGACCCGCGAGCGCCTCTTCCTCGAGACCATGGAGCGCGTCCTGGGCGGGACCGACAAGATCATCCTCGACGGTGCGGGCACCGGACAGGGCGTCGTGCCCTATCTGCCGCTCGACCAGCTCCAGCAGCGGCGCCCAGGTCCGGGCGCGCCCCAGACGGGAGCTGTCCGATGA
- a CDS encoding AsmA family protein has translation MRETLTVLAGLLVLALLAALIGPGFVDWRGYRPQFEARLAQALGVDTSIDGGIGLRLLPSPRLTLQDVRFGGATQDASSASVDLLTVELALSALARGEFRIAEAKAEGAAVSVVVDEAGAVRLPARAGSGLPTQTSLDRLAVSRSLVIWREVGKEPLTIAPIAAEVSAISLAGPWRIEGEVAGSSLRVTTGTLEPDGRLRAKAFVTGEDIQLGFDGNFLLPAAAGGVGLGLDGAFTLSPGGALALSGKVSGSSRQLDLSGIALDIAGGAARLEGEGQFLPATGTGSLALRARRLDADALAGALAERAGFEHALQTLPGHFDISLDLDQVIWRGEDFSAFGLRGRLDGNGLADAVASVRVAGALLGASGAIDSHGVAGKLNLKAEDSRRIGLVLARAGLDPALADLVAALGQIDAEAIGAWDGGRIGVQRLMMTGSSGVRLELSGDITAERLAAKASLNGFDLNTLPPGESVAGLIGRRDLALDLSLGNARFRNAPPGSASLDLRREGAVWRLSRLAIDGFGGVSISGSGALLAEGGEISGRIRAARFETVAALAGTLLPEAARQVLGRVSDGLSRLDAGFRLTRAPAGDTGVSADGSAQAGRLAFTGRLDGGGSWTGASLRFDLGDRRQAFQALGLPAPRQAGAGQLVLEQAQGRVVGSLAGPGLSVVLESEGSAQPRLSLQADGPGQILPEGAARLLPDGVLDANARIGFAPDTITLDDLVVNLGGASARGSVAFTRDSGLTGRLAVPGADLRMLLGSALGAGPSGAATWSTTRFGASAGLPDFQLAIEAGSLVAAEGITLRDARFALRSDQDGLRLDDLTAAYGGGRVGGRLATRREGGLAQLSGRVSLDRVDLAPLTGGALGGKVSGEFEAGGSGESPARLIAGLGGAGSLTFSDARLSRFDPAAYARVIAATGEDASESDTSRLQQRLAEALDRDSWALGGVTMPFTLAGGLIRLQPLTFERGELRTEASGVVDLRALTVDLRLGVKPLGPLPKGWPADAPQIGVAWRGPLSAPRREADVNALSNMVAARALAREIERVESFEADARERASHSRRLRAERETRENERKLNEFLKAEEERRIAEEKRAEEARRAEEARRLVEERRAEEARRAEQARVAQEMRRRIEAEERAERARAAAERAAAERAVTQQPGPLILPGAPRANFPDAVLQPAPLQPAPLQLSPLQPAPLQAVPPLAPPIDIQPVPRPLSRGAQPN, from the coding sequence TTGCGTGAGACCCTGACAGTCCTGGCCGGCCTGCTGGTGCTGGCGTTGCTCGCCGCCCTGATCGGGCCGGGCTTCGTCGACTGGCGCGGCTACCGGCCCCAGTTCGAGGCGCGGCTCGCGCAGGCGCTCGGCGTCGACACCAGCATCGACGGCGGCATCGGTTTGCGGCTTCTGCCGTCGCCCCGGCTGACACTGCAGGATGTCCGCTTCGGCGGCGCGACGCAGGACGCCAGTTCGGCCTCCGTGGATCTCCTCACGGTCGAGCTCGCGCTGTCGGCCCTGGCGAGGGGCGAGTTCCGCATCGCCGAGGCGAAGGCGGAAGGGGCCGCGGTCTCGGTCGTCGTCGACGAGGCGGGTGCGGTCCGGCTGCCGGCGCGCGCCGGTTCCGGACTGCCGACGCAGACGAGCCTCGACCGTCTCGCGGTCAGCCGCTCGCTCGTGATCTGGCGCGAGGTGGGCAAGGAGCCGCTGACGATCGCGCCGATCGCGGCCGAGGTCTCCGCCATCAGCCTGGCCGGTCCGTGGCGGATCGAAGGCGAGGTCGCGGGGTCGTCGCTGCGCGTCACCACCGGCACGCTGGAGCCGGACGGCCGGCTGCGCGCCAAGGCCTTCGTCACGGGCGAGGACATCCAGCTTGGCTTCGACGGCAATTTCCTGCTGCCGGCTGCTGCCGGCGGCGTCGGGCTCGGGCTCGACGGTGCCTTCACCCTCTCGCCGGGCGGCGCGCTCGCCCTGTCCGGCAAGGTCAGCGGCAGCAGCCGGCAGCTCGACCTGTCCGGCATCGCGCTCGACATCGCCGGTGGTGCGGCCCGGCTGGAAGGCGAGGGGCAATTCCTGCCGGCGACGGGGACAGGCTCGCTGGCGCTGCGGGCAAGGCGGCTCGATGCCGACGCGCTGGCCGGCGCGCTGGCCGAACGCGCCGGCTTCGAACACGCCCTGCAGACGCTTCCGGGCCATTTCGACATCTCGCTCGATCTCGACCAGGTGATCTGGCGCGGCGAGGATTTCTCCGCCTTCGGGTTGCGTGGGCGGCTGGACGGAAACGGCCTCGCCGACGCGGTGGCGTCGGTGCGGGTGGCCGGCGCCCTGCTCGGCGCGAGCGGCGCCATCGACAGCCATGGTGTTGCCGGAAAGCTCAACCTCAAAGCCGAGGATTCCCGGCGGATCGGGCTCGTGCTCGCCCGCGCAGGGCTCGACCCGGCGCTGGCCGACCTCGTTGCGGCGCTGGGCCAGATCGATGCCGAGGCTATCGGTGCCTGGGATGGCGGGCGCATCGGGGTGCAGCGCCTGATGATGACCGGCTCGTCCGGTGTCAGGCTGGAACTTTCCGGTGACATCACGGCCGAGCGGCTTGCCGCCAAGGCCTCGCTGAATGGCTTCGACCTCAACACCCTGCCGCCGGGCGAGAGCGTCGCCGGGCTGATCGGCCGGCGCGACCTCGCGCTCGACCTCAGCCTCGGCAATGCCCGCTTCCGCAATGCGCCGCCCGGCTCGGCCAGTCTCGATTTGCGGCGCGAAGGCGCGGTCTGGCGGCTCAGCCGGCTGGCCATCGACGGCTTCGGCGGCGTCAGCATCTCGGGTTCCGGTGCGCTGCTGGCGGAGGGCGGCGAGATTTCCGGCCGTATCCGCGCGGCGCGCTTCGAGACGGTTGCTGCGCTCGCCGGGACGCTCCTGCCCGAGGCGGCGCGGCAGGTGCTCGGGCGCGTCAGCGACGGGCTGTCGCGTCTCGATGCCGGTTTCCGCCTGACGCGGGCCCCGGCCGGCGATACCGGCGTCTCGGCGGATGGCTCGGCACAGGCGGGGCGTCTCGCCTTCACCGGGCGCCTCGACGGCGGCGGAAGCTGGACGGGCGCGTCGCTGCGGTTCGATCTCGGCGATCGTCGCCAGGCCTTTCAGGCGCTCGGATTGCCGGCGCCAAGACAGGCCGGCGCTGGCCAACTGGTCCTGGAACAGGCGCAGGGCAGGGTGGTTGGCTCGCTCGCGGGGCCGGGCCTGTCGGTGGTGCTGGAGAGCGAGGGGTCGGCCCAGCCGCGTCTCAGCCTTCAGGCCGACGGGCCGGGCCAGATCCTGCCCGAGGGCGCCGCACGGCTTCTGCCGGATGGCGTTCTCGATGCGAATGCCCGCATCGGTTTCGCACCCGACACCATCACGCTCGACGATCTCGTGGTCAATCTGGGTGGTGCCAGCGCGCGCGGCAGTGTCGCTTTCACGCGTGACAGCGGGTTGACCGGCCGGCTCGCGGTGCCGGGAGCCGATCTGCGCATGCTGCTCGGCTCGGCGCTCGGGGCCGGGCCTTCGGGGGCCGCGACATGGTCGACGACGCGCTTCGGCGCTTCGGCCGGCCTGCCCGATTTTCAGCTCGCGATCGAGGCCGGCTCGCTGGTCGCAGCCGAAGGCATCACCCTGCGCGATGCCCGCTTCGCGCTGCGCTCGGATCAGGACGGGCTGCGGCTCGACGATCTGACTGCGGCCTATGGCGGTGGGCGCGTCGGCGGCCGGCTGGCGACGCGCCGCGAGGGTGGGCTCGCGCAATTGTCCGGCCGGGTCAGCCTCGATCGTGTCGACCTTGCGCCGCTGACCGGCGGTGCGCTCGGCGGCAAGGTCTCGGGAGAGTTCGAGGCCGGCGGTTCGGGCGAGAGCCCGGCGCGGCTGATCGCCGGGCTGGGCGGGGCCGGCAGCCTGACTTTTTCCGACGCGCGCCTCAGCCGCTTCGACCCTGCGGCTTATGCGCGGGTGATCGCGGCCACAGGGGAGGATGCCTCCGAGAGCGACACGTCCCGGCTGCAGCAGAGGCTCGCCGAAGCGCTCGACCGCGATTCCTGGGCGCTGGGCGGCGTCACCATGCCATTCACCCTGGCCGGCGGCCTGATCCGGCTGCAGCCCCTGACCTTCGAGCGCGGGGAACTTCGGACCGAGGCCAGCGGCGTCGTCGACCTGCGCGCGCTGACCGTCGATCTGAGGCTGGGCGTGAAGCCGCTTGGACCCTTGCCGAAGGGCTGGCCGGCGGATGCACCGCAGATCGGCGTCGCCTGGCGCGGGCCGCTTTCGGCGCCACGACGGGAGGCGGACGTCAATGCGCTCTCCAATATGGTCGCAGCGCGGGCATTGGCGCGCGAGATCGAGCGCGTCGAGTCCTTCGAGGCGGATGCGCGCGAACGGGCGTCGCATTCGCGCCGGCTGCGGGCCGAGCGCGAGACGCGCGAGAACGAGCGCAAGCTGAACGAGTTCCTCAAGGCCGAGGAGGAGCGTCGCATTGCAGAGGAGAAGCGGGCAGAGGAGGCGAGACGCGCCGAGGAAGCCCGCCGGCTGGTCGAGGAACGCCGGGCCGAGGAAGCGCGGCGCGCCGAACAGGCGCGGGTGGCGCAGGAGATGCGCCGCCGCATCGAAGCCGAGGAGCGCGCCGAGCGCGCGCGCGCGGCGGCCGAGCGGGCCGCGGCGGAACGCGCGGTAACACAGCAGCCGGGGCCACTGATCCTGCCCGGCGCACCGCGCGCGAATTTCCCCGATGCCGTCTTGCAGCCTGCTCCGCTGCAGCCGGCTCCGTTGCAGCTAAGTCCGCTGCAGCCGGCCCCCTTGCAGGCGGTGCCGCCGCTGGCGCCACCGATCGACATCCAGCCCGTGCCGCGGCCGTTGTCACGGGGCGCGCAACCCAACTGA
- a CDS encoding ClpXP protease specificity-enhancing factor SspB yields MSKDVLRYDLMVQDALKGVVRKILTEAGRDGLPGDHHFYVTFRTTAPGVRVSQRLREKHPEEMTIVLQHQFWDLSVSEHAFEVGLSFSGVPERLLVPFDAITTFFDPSVQFGLKFETQDAADSTSANDQAPAPKIRGAGSEPSEAPPTPVTLPVKATPAGVPAIKGKASDGAPAGKSSTKAAKSRPDDAAPDEADADAGDDSGGAQVVSLDSFRKKT; encoded by the coding sequence ATGTCAAAGGACGTTCTTCGCTACGATCTGATGGTGCAGGACGCACTGAAGGGGGTCGTGCGCAAGATTCTCACGGAAGCGGGGCGCGACGGCCTGCCGGGCGACCATCATTTCTACGTCACCTTCCGCACCACGGCACCGGGCGTGCGCGTCTCGCAACGGCTGCGCGAGAAGCATCCCGAAGAGATGACGATCGTGCTGCAGCACCAGTTCTGGGATCTCAGCGTCAGCGAGCATGCCTTCGAAGTCGGCCTGTCCTTCTCGGGCGTGCCGGAGCGGCTGCTGGTCCCGTTCGATGCGATCACCACCTTCTTCGACCCATCGGTCCAGTTCGGCCTGAAATTCGAGACTCAGGACGCGGCGGACAGCACCTCCGCCAACGATCAGGCTCCTGCCCCGAAGATTCGCGGCGCAGGCTCGGAGCCGAGCGAGGCGCCCCCGACCCCCGTCACCCTGCCCGTCAAGGCCACACCGGCCGGCGTTCCCGCGATCAAGGGCAAGGCCTCCGATGGCGCGCCTGCGGGCAAGAGCAGCACCAAGGCCGCCAAGTCCCGCCCCGACGACGCGGCCCCGGACGAGGCGGATGCGGATGCAGGCGACGACAGCGGCGGTGCACAGGTCGTCAGCCTCGATTCCTTCCGCAAGAAGACCTGA
- a CDS encoding dihydrofolate reductase encodes MAQLPIVLIAAIADNGIIGDDNRLIWRLKTDLRHFRSLTLGRPVLMGRKTFLSIGKPLPGRETIVLTHDPAFRPDGVHAAHSLEEALSIGQRLGHGMGADSVTVAGGADVYRQALPLAERLELTLVHATPEGDAVFPEWDRSAFLAEGRESHPRGADDEHPFTFATFRRRA; translated from the coding sequence ATGGCGCAACTTCCCATCGTGCTGATCGCTGCCATCGCCGACAATGGCATCATCGGCGATGACAACCGGCTGATCTGGCGGCTCAAGACCGATCTGCGCCATTTCAGGAGCCTGACGCTCGGGCGGCCGGTGCTGATGGGGCGCAAGACCTTCCTCTCGATCGGCAAGCCGCTACCCGGGCGGGAGACGATCGTTCTGACGCACGATCCGGCGTTCCGGCCCGACGGCGTCCATGCTGCGCATTCGCTGGAGGAGGCTCTATCGATCGGACAGCGGCTCGGTCACGGCATGGGCGCCGATTCCGTGACGGTGGCGGGTGGCGCGGACGTCTACCGGCAGGCCCTGCCGCTGGCCGAGCGCCTGGAGCTGACGCTCGTCCATGCGACGCCGGAAGGAGACGCGGTTTTCCCGGAATGGGACCGTTCCGCCTTCCTTGCCGAGGGCCGGGAAAGCCATCCGCGCGGTGCCGATGACGAGCATCCGTTCACCTTCGCGACGTTTCGCCGCCGGGCCTGA
- the fumC gene encoding class II fumarate hydratase: protein MSDIRTETDSFGPIAVPADRYWGAQTQRSLENFRIGGERERMPLPLIHALVLVKKAAAHVNARLGLVDQRVAGAICHAADEALAGKFDGHFPLVIWQTGSGTQSNMNVNEVLANRANELLGAGLGAKIPVHPNDHVNRGQSSNDCFPTAMHIAAALEISRQLLPALRQLEKALAAKAHAFRNLVKIGRTHLQDATPVTLGQEFSGYAMQLRLGIGRIEASLGGLHALAQGGTAVGTGLNTHPDFAVLFAKEVAALAGLPFRTAENKFEALASHGALAAAHGALAALASDLFKIANDVRLMGSGPRSGLGEISLPENEPGSSIMPGKVNPTQAEALTMVATQVLGNQTTIGFAASQGHFELNVFKPVIAAAFLQSVRLLADAAESFRTNCVEGIEANEDRLAELLSRSLMLVTALAPAIGYDTAAGIAKAAHHNGSTLRDEALRAGVDGELFDATVRPERMLGPV, encoded by the coding sequence ATGTCCGATATCCGTACCGAAACCGACTCCTTCGGCCCGATCGCCGTGCCTGCCGATCGCTATTGGGGCGCCCAGACGCAGCGCTCGCTCGAGAATTTCCGCATCGGCGGCGAGCGCGAGCGCATGCCGCTGCCACTCATCCATGCGCTGGTTCTGGTCAAGAAGGCTGCGGCCCACGTCAATGCGAGGCTCGGCCTGGTCGATCAGCGCGTCGCGGGCGCCATCTGCCATGCCGCCGACGAGGCGCTCGCAGGCAAGTTCGACGGGCATTTCCCGCTGGTGATCTGGCAGACCGGCTCCGGCACCCAGTCGAACATGAACGTCAACGAGGTGCTGGCCAACCGCGCCAACGAGCTTCTCGGCGCAGGCCTTGGCGCCAAAATCCCGGTTCATCCCAACGACCACGTCAATCGCGGCCAGTCCTCGAACGACTGCTTCCCGACCGCGATGCACATCGCCGCCGCGCTCGAAATCTCGCGGCAGCTGCTGCCGGCGCTGCGCCAGCTCGAAAAGGCGCTCGCCGCCAAAGCGCACGCCTTCCGGAATCTGGTCAAGATCGGCCGCACCCATCTCCAGGACGCCACCCCCGTTACACTCGGCCAGGAGTTCTCGGGCTACGCGATGCAGCTCCGTCTCGGCATCGGCCGGATCGAAGCCTCGCTCGGTGGGCTTCACGCTTTGGCGCAGGGCGGCACCGCCGTCGGTACCGGGCTCAACACCCATCCCGATTTTGCCGTCCTCTTCGCCAAGGAGGTCGCGGCGCTGGCGGGCCTGCCCTTCCGCACCGCCGAAAACAAGTTCGAGGCGCTGGCGAGCCATGGCGCGCTTGCAGCTGCCCATGGCGCGCTCGCCGCGCTCGCCTCCGACCTGTTCAAGATCGCCAACGATGTCCGCCTGATGGGCTCGGGGCCGCGTTCGGGCCTTGGCGAGATCAGCCTGCCCGAGAACGAGCCCGGCTCCTCGATCATGCCCGGCAAGGTCAACCCGACCCAGGCCGAGGCGCTGACCATGGTCGCGACGCAGGTTCTCGGTAACCAGACGACCATCGGCTTCGCCGCGAGCCAGGGCCATTTCGAACTCAACGTCTTCAAGCCCGTGATCGCCGCCGCCTTCCTGCAATCGGTCCGGCTGCTGGCGGATGCGGCCGAGAGCTTCCGCACCAATTGCGTCGAGGGCATCGAGGCCAATGAGGACCGCCTGGCAGAGCTGCTGTCGCGCTCGCTGATGCTGGTCACGGCGCTGGCTCCTGCCATCGGCTACGACACGGCGGCCGGCATCGCCAAGGCGGCGCACCACAACGGCTCGACGCTGCGTGACGAGGCGCTGCGCGCCGGCGTCGATGGCGAGCTCTTCGACGCGACCGTCCGGCCCGAGCGCATGCTCGGTCCGGTCTGA
- a CDS encoding DUF2065 domain-containing protein yields the protein MFDFIAALGLVFAIEGILFAAVPNLAKDALRSAAETPPERMRLIGLGSAVLGVLLVWLVRG from the coding sequence ATGTTCGATTTCATCGCGGCGCTGGGCCTCGTTTTCGCGATCGAGGGCATCCTGTTCGCAGCGGTGCCCAATCTTGCCAAGGACGCCTTGCGAAGTGCCGCCGAGACGCCGCCCGAGCGCATGAGGCTGATCGGCCTCGGCTCGGCGGTGCTCGGCGTCCTGCTGGTCTGGCTGGTGCGCGGCTGA
- a CDS encoding thymidylate synthase, which yields MRQYHDLLRRVLDEGVRKDDRTGTGTLAVFGHQMRFDLNDGFPLVTTKKLHLKSIIHELIWFLRGDTNVRYLQNNGVTIWDEWADANGDLGPVYGRQWRSWPAPDGTTIDQIAWLVNEIRRNPDSRRLIVSAWNPADIPKMALAPCHCLFQFFVADGKLSCQLYQRSADVFLGVPFNIASYALLTHMVAQVTGLGVGDFVHSFGDTHLYVNHLDQARLQLDREFRPLPKLALNPAVTKLEDFNFADLVIEGYDPHPAIKAPIAI from the coding sequence ATGCGCCAATATCACGACCTGCTCCGACGCGTGCTCGACGAGGGCGTCCGCAAGGACGACCGGACCGGCACCGGCACGCTCGCCGTGTTCGGCCACCAGATGCGCTTCGATCTCAATGACGGCTTCCCGCTCGTCACGACGAAGAAGCTGCATCTGAAGTCGATCATCCACGAGCTGATCTGGTTCCTGCGCGGCGACACCAATGTGCGCTACCTGCAGAATAACGGCGTCACGATCTGGGATGAATGGGCCGACGCCAATGGCGATCTCGGCCCGGTCTATGGCCGGCAATGGCGCTCCTGGCCGGCACCCGACGGCACCACGATCGACCAGATCGCCTGGCTGGTGAACGAGATCCGGCGCAACCCGGATTCGCGGCGGCTGATCGTCTCGGCCTGGAACCCGGCCGACATCCCGAAGATGGCGCTGGCGCCCTGCCACTGCCTGTTCCAGTTCTTCGTCGCGGATGGAAAGCTGTCCTGCCAACTCTACCAGCGCTCGGCCGACGTCTTCCTCGGCGTGCCGTTCAACATCGCGAGCTATGCGCTGCTGACCCATATGGTGGCGCAGGTGACGGGTCTGGGCGTCGGCGACTTCGTCCACTCCTTCGGCGACACGCATCTCTATGTGAACCATCTCGACCAGGCGAGGCTTCAGCTCGACCGCGAGTTCAGGCCGCTGCCGAAGCTGGCGCTGAACCCGGCCGTCACGAAGCTCGAGGATTTCAATTTCGCCGACCTGGTCATCGAGGGCTATGATCCGCATCCGGCGATCAAGGCGCCGATCGCGATATGA
- a CDS encoding GNAT family N-acetyltransferase, whose product MSLVIRSARPEEAGLVLDFVKALAEYERLADHVLATEAEIAEAIFGENPRVFCDIAEWEGEPAGFSVWFYTYSTFSGRHGIWLEDLFVHPHLRGKGIGKALIAALAKRCVAEGLPRLAWWVLNWNEPSRVFYRSIGARAQDEWTVKRLDGEALARLAGEG is encoded by the coding sequence ATGAGCCTCGTGATCCGCTCCGCCCGGCCAGAAGAGGCCGGGCTTGTCCTCGATTTCGTCAAGGCGCTGGCTGAATACGAGCGGCTGGCCGACCATGTCCTGGCGACCGAGGCCGAGATCGCGGAGGCGATCTTTGGCGAGAACCCGCGGGTCTTCTGCGACATCGCCGAATGGGAGGGCGAGCCGGCCGGCTTCTCGGTCTGGTTCTATACCTACTCGACCTTCAGCGGCCGGCACGGCATCTGGTTGGAGGACCTGTTCGTGCATCCGCATCTGCGTGGAAAGGGCATCGGCAAGGCGTTGATCGCGGCGCTGGCGAAGCGCTGCGTCGCGGAAGGGCTGCCGCGGCTGGCCTGGTGGGTGCTGAACTGGAACGAGCCCTCGCGCGTGTTCTACCGCTCGATCGGTGCCAGGGCGCAGGACGAGTGGACGGTGAAGCGGCTCGACGGCGAGGCGCTGGCGCGGCTGGCGGGCGAGGGCTGA
- a CDS encoding ribbon-helix-helix domain-containing protein: MNAERKRSLTIAGHRTSVSLEEPFWDALKQIAAAEGLTVAALIATIDSGREAVNLSSALRLHVLAHYRRLAATA; encoded by the coding sequence GTGAACGCCGAGCGCAAGCGTTCGCTGACGATCGCCGGCCACCGCACCAGCGTCTCGCTGGAAGAGCCCTTCTGGGACGCGCTGAAACAGATCGCCGCGGCCGAAGGACTGACCGTGGCGGCCCTGATCGCGACGATCGATTCAGGGCGCGAGGCCGTGAACCTGTCCTCGGCGCTGCGGCTTCATGTGCTGGCGCATTACAGACGTCTGGCGGCGACCGCGTAG
- a CDS encoding protease modulator HflC, whose translation MNGAIIRIGLLVVLGLAAVVFYAMTFVVQQTQSALVLRFGAVRSVVTEPGLYFKLPAPFEQVTLLDNRILDLDLPAQEIIASDQKRLVVDAFTRYRISDPLRFYQAVNNIPRANSQLASIVNGNVRSVLAEASFTSMVRNDRARLMNRIRDEVNREAARFGMTVVDVRLRRVDLPAANSAAVFQRMQTERQREAAEARALGAQQAQEVRARADREATVIVAEAQRRSDEVRGEGEGERNRVFAEAFGQDEEFFTFYRSMQAYEASIKPGDTRMVLSPDSPFFRFFNGPNAPRRDAAQATPATPAPARP comes from the coding sequence ATGAACGGCGCCATCATCCGCATCGGTCTGCTCGTCGTCCTCGGACTGGCGGCCGTCGTCTTCTACGCCATGACCTTCGTGGTCCAGCAGACGCAATCGGCGCTCGTGCTGCGCTTCGGCGCCGTGCGCAGCGTGGTCACCGAGCCGGGTCTGTACTTCAAGCTGCCGGCCCCGTTCGAGCAGGTCACCCTGCTTGACAACCGCATCCTCGACCTCGACCTGCCGGCGCAGGAAATCATCGCCTCGGACCAGAAGCGTCTCGTCGTCGATGCCTTCACGCGCTACCGCATCTCCGATCCGCTGCGGTTCTACCAGGCGGTCAACAACATCCCGCGCGCGAACTCGCAGCTCGCCTCGATCGTGAACGGTAACGTCCGCTCGGTTCTGGCGGAGGCGAGCTTCACCTCGATGGTCCGCAACGACCGGGCGCGGCTGATGAACCGCATCCGCGACGAGGTGAACCGCGAGGCGGCCCGCTTCGGCATGACGGTCGTCGATGTCCGGCTGCGGCGCGTCGACCTGCCGGCGGCCAACTCGGCGGCGGTGTTCCAGCGCATGCAGACGGAACGCCAGCGCGAGGCGGCGGAAGCCCGCGCGCTCGGTGCCCAGCAGGCGCAAGAGGTTCGGGCGCGTGCGGACAGGGAGGCGACCGTGATCGTCGCCGAGGCGCAGCGCCGCTCCGACGAGGTCCGCGGCGAGGGTGAAGGCGAGCGCAACCGCGTCTTCGCCGAAGCGTTCGGGCAGGACGAGGAGTTCTTCACCTTCTATCGCTCGATGCAGGCCTATGAAGCCAGCATCAAGCCCGGCGATACGAGAATGGTACTGTCTCCCGATTCGCCGTTCTTCCGCTTTTTCAACGGCCCCAATGCGCCCCGGCGCGACGCGGCTCAAGCCACGCCGGCGACGCCGGCGCCGGCGCGGCCCTGA
- a CDS encoding DUF4169 family protein, whose amino-acid sequence MAEIVNLRRARKQRSRQDAEKQAEQNRISFGRSKAERSLSEAERGKAARALEGHRLPGEDGRPEDDGHKDDGRKP is encoded by the coding sequence ATGGCCGAGATCGTCAATCTCCGTCGCGCCCGCAAGCAGCGGTCACGACAGGATGCCGAGAAGCAGGCCGAGCAGAACCGGATCAGCTTCGGCCGCAGCAAGGCCGAGCGCAGCCTGAGCGAGGCCGAGCGCGGCAAGGCGGCACGCGCACTCGAGGGCCATCGCCTGCCTGGCGAAGATGGCCGGCCCGAGGATGACGGGCACAAGGACGACGGACGAAAGCCGTGA